From a single Candoia aspera isolate rCanAsp1 chromosome 10, rCanAsp1.hap2, whole genome shotgun sequence genomic region:
- the ETV2 gene encoding ETS translocation variant 2 isoform X1 — translation MDAWQQSWRDTPVQMVPGGAETEGPDFMEDYRKIFQDDISDLDSWFLPENEMEQQLPSWAGGSYLAELEGFDKAMPFHESFGLKGFPEYTKTIVELKQVSSDSDYREQYHSASIMALQQDSIPHSLEGSPCLPPAPQPWLALYPDSPGEQISSAQLPPGDQQEQQKEEHWTETLSLDPGSQSSTLDSDSCQCDSPVRSQRKRECRDKADSRTTNPLPRDRAGAGPIQLWRFLLELLQDGSCQAFIRWTGNDWEFKLCDPHEVARRWGKRKNKPRMTYEKLSRGLRYYYHKNIIHKTSGQRYVYRFVCDIQGLLAELGKKLQV, via the exons ATGGATGCTTGGCAACAGAGCTGGAGGGATACCCCTGTGCAGATGGTACCTGGTGGAGCAGAGACTGAAGGCCCAG ATTTTATGGAAGACTACAGGAAGATTTTCCAAGATGATATCAGTGACCTTGATTCCTGGTTTCTGCCAGAAAATGAAATGGAGCAGCAGCTACCAAGCTGGGCCGGTGGAAGTTATCTGGCTGAACTGGAAGGGTTTGACAAGGCAATGCCATTCCATGAATCCTTTGGCTTAAAAG GCTTTCCGGAGTACACCAAGACCATCGTGGAACTCAAACAGGTTTCTTCTGATTCAGATTACAGGGAACAGTATCACAGTG CTTCAATAATGGCCCTCCAACAAGACAGCATCCCCCACAGCCTAGAGGGCTCCCCCTGCCTCCCACCAGCTCCTCAGCCTTGGCTTGCCCTGTATCCTGACTCTCCTGGAGAACAGATATCTTCAGCTCAGCTTCCTCCTGGAGATCAGCAAGAACAGCAGAAGGAAG AACATTGGACTGAGACCCTCAGCCTTGACCCGGGCAGCCAATCCAGCACCTTGGACAGCGATTCTTGTCAATGCGATTCACCCGTCAGGagccagagaaaaagagaatgtaGAGACAAGGCTGATAGCAGGACCACCAATCCTTTACCTAGAGATCGGGCAG GGGCTGGACCCATTCAACTGTGGCGCTTCCTGCTGGAGCTCCTCCAAGATGGCTCCTGCCAAGCCTTCATCCGCTGGACAGGGAACGACTGGGAGTTCAAGCTCTGTGACCCACATGAG GTGGCCAGGCGCTGGGGCAAGCGCAAGAACAAGCCCCGCATGACGTACGAGAAACTGAGCCGGGGGCTGCGCTATTACTATCACAAGAACATCATTCACAAGACTAGCGGCCAGCGCTACGTCTACCGCTTTGTCTGCGACATCCAGGGTCTCTTGGCTGAACTGGGTAAGAAGCTGCAGGTTTAG
- the ETV2 gene encoding ETS translocation variant 2 isoform X2 — protein sequence MDAWQQSWRDTPVQMVPGGAETEGPDFMEDYRKIFQDDISDLDSWFLPENEMEQQLPSWAGGSYLAELEGFDKAMPFHESFGLKDYREQYHSASIMALQQDSIPHSLEGSPCLPPAPQPWLALYPDSPGEQISSAQLPPGDQQEQQKEEHWTETLSLDPGSQSSTLDSDSCQCDSPVRSQRKRECRDKADSRTTNPLPRDRAGAGPIQLWRFLLELLQDGSCQAFIRWTGNDWEFKLCDPHEVARRWGKRKNKPRMTYEKLSRGLRYYYHKNIIHKTSGQRYVYRFVCDIQGLLAELGKKLQV from the exons ATGGATGCTTGGCAACAGAGCTGGAGGGATACCCCTGTGCAGATGGTACCTGGTGGAGCAGAGACTGAAGGCCCAG ATTTTATGGAAGACTACAGGAAGATTTTCCAAGATGATATCAGTGACCTTGATTCCTGGTTTCTGCCAGAAAATGAAATGGAGCAGCAGCTACCAAGCTGGGCCGGTGGAAGTTATCTGGCTGAACTGGAAGGGTTTGACAAGGCAATGCCATTCCATGAATCCTTTGGCTTAAAAG ATTACAGGGAACAGTATCACAGTG CTTCAATAATGGCCCTCCAACAAGACAGCATCCCCCACAGCCTAGAGGGCTCCCCCTGCCTCCCACCAGCTCCTCAGCCTTGGCTTGCCCTGTATCCTGACTCTCCTGGAGAACAGATATCTTCAGCTCAGCTTCCTCCTGGAGATCAGCAAGAACAGCAGAAGGAAG AACATTGGACTGAGACCCTCAGCCTTGACCCGGGCAGCCAATCCAGCACCTTGGACAGCGATTCTTGTCAATGCGATTCACCCGTCAGGagccagagaaaaagagaatgtaGAGACAAGGCTGATAGCAGGACCACCAATCCTTTACCTAGAGATCGGGCAG GGGCTGGACCCATTCAACTGTGGCGCTTCCTGCTGGAGCTCCTCCAAGATGGCTCCTGCCAAGCCTTCATCCGCTGGACAGGGAACGACTGGGAGTTCAAGCTCTGTGACCCACATGAG GTGGCCAGGCGCTGGGGCAAGCGCAAGAACAAGCCCCGCATGACGTACGAGAAACTGAGCCGGGGGCTGCGCTATTACTATCACAAGAACATCATTCACAAGACTAGCGGCCAGCGCTACGTCTACCGCTTTGTCTGCGACATCCAGGGTCTCTTGGCTGAACTGGGTAAGAAGCTGCAGGTTTAG
- the HAUS5 gene encoding HAUS augmin-like complex subunit 5 gives MAAGEGVAGRGVARTGASLAQDLRRWAVEEMKLLPGKVPSESAARRMCSGQCADIWKYIIRHVHHQRTVKKIRGNLLWYQQMEKSEGKPSSSESDKERRKQLIQAISRLKGEVQQVDLQIELAQRELVASEVTLEAAQEKIRDAKRRSLLLKAYSTRVTTERQQWHKKALQVKGRLEQMEEMEKKAKMAVVFGGKPPEFGFPILEPEVLRDVQEACQLRFRFLKTLFEQSISGSFPGMNEEELDTTYQHWLSTVEKVVGTHPPAHILSALEHLALQNTMKLQELTDKINIPQDVAALKFRYDSTHLQDVSDSADNLPSVRGLIQEGWSKCEMLCVQQIPLHAAEKSLLARLEAIVKEMHSLLSDGSEHSILARAVFELELRAVRLRGYRDGLLQGCRELEEAVKAQYAELQNLQTKRQRILDFRHLVNEKQQHIRALIKGTSFIKSQLRKDQAEIQDFLQKKLLPQAQQVELETQKLHNRVGREVQQFKAVALPCLLTRQIAGSQHIPAHQLSIHRFSRTAPAENRAFLNVCNGANFPLYKAPEQLLLHMVELKKMLAYLHAQLGSKQRALGRLQHQMQNAPEPDVPALVGKVQSHDQKQAFELLPRIQRMIDQCQRRIERWPEIQAVVDAWWEQPGQFVLPNERRHGFTLQQWLERWTLAAKILQQQQIWL, from the exons ATGGCGGCCGGTGAAGGTGTCGCGGGGCGTGGGGTGGCGCGGACAGGGGCGTCGCTGGCCCAGGACCTCAGGCGCTGGGCGGTCGAGGAGATGAAGCTCCTGCCGGGCAAGGTTCCCTCTGAGAGCGCCGCCCGCAG AATGTGCTCAGGTCAGTGTGCTGACATCTGGAAATATATCATCCGCCATGTTCACCATCAGAG GACCGTAAAGAAGATCCGTGGGAACTTACTGTG GTATCAGCAGATGGAAAAGAGTGAG ggcaagcccagcagctctgAATCGGATAAAGAACGCCGCAAGCAACTGATTCAGGCCATCTCCCGCTTGAAGGGAGAAGTGCAGCAGGTTGACCTTCAGATAGAATTGGCACAGCGTGAGCTTGTAGCCAGTG AGGTCACCCTGGAAGCAGCTCAGGAGAAGATCCGCGACGCCAAGCGACGCAGCTTGCTCCTAAAGGCCTACTCCACGCGGGTCACGACAGAGCGCCAGCAATGGCACAAGAAGGCTCTACAAGTCAAGGGACGTTTGGAGCAGATGGAAGAGATGGAGAA gaaagccaagatggcagtgGTTTTTGGTGGCAAACCCCCAGAGTTCGGATTCCCCATCTTAGAGCCTGAAGTCTTG CGAGATGTCCAGGAAGCCTGCCAGCTGCGTTTCCGATTCCTGAAAACCCTCTTTGAACAGAGCATCTCTGGGAGCTTTCC AGGGATGAACGAGGAAGAGTTGGATACTACTTACCAACATTGGCTGAGCACTGTGGAG AAAGTTGTGGGTACCCATCCTCCTGCCCACATCCTTTCAGCTCTGGAGCACTTGGCCCTTCAGAACACAATGAAGCTGCAGGAGCTGACGGACAAGATCAACATCCCCCAAGATGTGGCTGCCCTGAA GTTCCGTTACGACAGCACACACTTGCAAGATGTCTCGGACTCGGCGGACAACCTACCTTCTGTCCGGGGTCTCATACAG GAGGGCTGGAGCAAATGTGAGATGCTCTGCGTGCAACAGATTCCCCTGCACGCCGCGGAGAAAAGCCTCCTGGCACGGCTGGAAGCCATCGTTAAGGAAATGCACAGTCTCCTGTCTGACGGGTCGGAGCATTCCATCCTGGCCAG AGCGGTCTTTGAGCTGGAGCTCCGAGCAGTGAGATTGCGGGGATACAGGGATGGGCTGCTGCAAGGCTGCCGGGAACTTGAAGAAGCAGTGAAGGCACAGTACGCAGAACTGCAGAACTTGCAAACAAAGCGCCAGCGCATTCTGGACTTCCGCCATCTGGTG AACGAGAAACAGCAACACATTCGGGCGCTTATCAAGGGCACTTCGTTTATCAAATCCCAGCTTCGCAAGGACCAGGCAGAG ATCCAGGATTTCCTGCAGAAAAAACTGCTCCCTCAGGCTCAACAGGTGGAGCTGGAGACACAGAAGCTTCACAACAGGGTAGGCCGTGAAGTCCAGCAATTCAAAGCCGTTGCTCTGCCTTGCCTGCTGACCCGCCAGATAGCCGG GTCTCAACACATTCCAGCCCACCAGCTTTCTATCCATCGCTTTAGCCGGACAGCACCAGCCGAAAATCGGGCGTTTCTTAATGTATGCAATGGAGCTAACTTTCCCCTTTATAAG GCTCCTGAACAGCTACTTCTCCATATGGTGGAGCTGAAGAAGATGCTCGCTTACCTGCATGCCCAGCTGGGCTCCAAACAAAGAGCTTTGGGGCGCCTGCAGCACCAGATGCAAAATGCCCCAGAGCCTGATGTACCAG ccTTAGTGGGAAAGGTGCAGTCCCACGATCAGAAACAAGCCTTTGAGCTGCTGCCCCGCATCCAGCGCATGATCGATCAGTGCCAGCGTCGCATAGAGCGTTGGCCTGAAATCCAGGCTGTCGTGGATGCCTG GTGGGAACAGCCAGGACAGTTTGTTCTCCCCAACGAGCGCCGCCACGGCTTCACGTTGCAACAGTGGCTGGAGCGTTGGACCTTGGCTGCCAAGatactgcagcagcagcagatctGGCTCTGA